One window of the Peromyscus maniculatus bairdii isolate BWxNUB_F1_BW_parent chromosome 18, HU_Pman_BW_mat_3.1, whole genome shotgun sequence genome contains the following:
- the LOC143269206 gene encoding LOW QUALITY PROTEIN: uncharacterized protein LOC143269206 (The sequence of the model RefSeq protein was modified relative to this genomic sequence to represent the inferred CDS: substituted 2 bases at 2 genomic stop codons) has translation HCNECGKSFTCTKFPLRHERSHTTEKPSEYAQCVKAFECQSLLPKHKRTHTGNTPYECNQYFKTFACSSHPQRQERRHTYYKCNLCGKAFICHSHLQSHKRTHIGEKPYECNQCGKTFKCQSYLQRHKRTHTGEKPYECTQCGKAFSYHCDLQKHKRTHTGEKPYVCNQCGKAFLCHSHLQRHKRTHTGEKPYECNQCGKAFTCQSILRRHKGTHTGEKTYECNQCGKAFTCHSHLQRHKRTHTGEKPFECNQCGKAFTCHSYLQSHKGTHTGVKPYECNQCGKTFKCQRYLQRHKRTHTAEKPYGCTQCGKAFSYHCSLQMHKRTHTGEKPYECNHCGKAFSYQSILRWHKRTHTGEKPYVCNQCGKAFLCHSHLQRHKRTHTGEKPYECNQCGKAFSCQSILRRHKRTHTGEKPYECNQCGKAFTCHSYLQRHKRTHTGEKPFECNQCGKAFTCHSYLQSHKGTHTGEKPYECNQCGKTFKCQSYLQRHKRTHTGEKPYGCTQCGKAFTCHSYLQSHKRTHTREKPFECNHCGKAFSYQSILRRHKRTHTGEKPYEXNQCGKAFAEDSYLQVHERTHAEEKLYEWNQCGKVFVXHSQLLRHPIIHTGKKPMRTQAMHNSTAVNPKEKNHTN, from the coding sequence CAttgtaatgaatgtggtaaatCTTTCACATGCACTAAATTTCCTCTcaggcatgaaagaagtcatactaCAGAGAAGCCTTCTGAATATGCTCAATGTGTTAAAGCCTTTGAATGTCAGAGTCTTCTCCCaaagcataaaagaacacatactggaaatACAccatatgaatgtaatcaatattttaaaacctttGCATGTTCCAGTCATCCtcaaaggcaggaaagaagacaTACATACTATAAATGTAATctttgtggtaaagcctttatatgtcacagtcatcttcaaagtcataaaagaacacatattggagagaaaccctatgaatgtaatcagtgtggtaaaaccTTTAAATGTCAGAGTtaccttcaaaggcataaaagaacacatactggagaaaagccctatgaatgtactcagtgtggcaaagccttttcATATCACTGTGATCttcaaaagcataaaagaacgcatactggggagaaaccctatgtatgtaatcagtgtggtaaagcctttttatgtcacagtcatcttcaaaggcataaaagaacacatactggagagaagccctatgaatgtaatcagtgtggcaaAGCTTTTACATGTCAGAGTATTCTTCGAAGGCATAAaggaacacatactggagagaaaacctatgaatgtaatcagtgtggtaaagccttcacatgtcacagtcatcttcaaaggcataaaagaacgcatactggagagaaaccctttgaatgcaatcagtgtggtaaagcctttacatgTCATAGTTATCTTCAAAGTCATAAAGGAACACATACTGGAgtgaaaccctatgaatgtaatcagtgtggtaaaaccTTTAAATGTCAGCGTtaccttcaaaggcataaaagaacacatactgcagAGAAGCCCTATGGATGTACtcagtgtggcaaagccttttcatatcactgttcacttcaaatgcataaaagaacacatactggagagaaaccttatgaatgtaatcattgtggtaaagccttttcatatCAGAGTATTCTTCGatggcataaaagaacacatactggggagaaaccctatgtatgtaatcagtgtggtaaagcctttttatgtcacagtcatcttcaaaggcataaaagaacacatactggagagaaaccctatgaatgtaatcagtgtggtaaagccttttcatgtcaGAGTATTCTtcgaaggcataaaagaacacataccggagagaagccctatgaatgtaatcagtgtggtaaagcctttacatgTCATAgttatcttcaaaggcataaaagaacgcatactggagagaaaccctttgaatgtaatcagtgtggtaaagcctttacatgTCATAGTTATCTTCAAAGTCATAAaggaacacatactggagagaaaccctatgaatgtaatcagtgtggtaaaaccTTTAAATGTCAGAGTtaccttcaaaggcataaaagaacacatactggagagaagccctatggaTGTACtcagtgtggcaaagcctttacATGTCATAGTTATCTTCAAAGTCATAAAAGAACGCATACTAGAGAGAAACCCTTTGAATGTAAtcattgtggtaaagccttttcatatCAGAGTATTCTtcgaaggcataaaagaacacatactggagaaaaaccctatgaataaaatcagtgtggtaaagcctttgcagaaGACAGTTATCTCCAagtacatgaaagaacacatgctgaagagaaactctatgaatggaatcaatgtggtaaagtctTTGTATGACACAGTCAACTTCTCAGGCATCCAATTATACATACTGGAAAGAAACCCATGAGAACACAGGCAATGCATAACagcacagcagtaaaccccaaagaaaagaacCACACAaactaa
- the LOC143269221 gene encoding zinc finger protein 431-like: MDPVTYNDVHVNFTQEEWALLDPSQKNLYKDVMVETYRNLTVIGYKWEDNIEEHCQSFRRHER, translated from the exons ATG GATCCAGTAACCTATAATGATGTGCATGTCAACTTCACTCaggaagagtgggctttgctggatccttcccagaagaatctctacaaagatgtgatggtgGAAACTTACAGAAACCTCACTGTTATAG GGTACAAGTGGGAAGATAATATTGAAGAGCACTGTCAAAGTTTTCGAAGACATGAAAGGTAA